In Passer domesticus isolate bPasDom1 chromosome 12, bPasDom1.hap1, whole genome shotgun sequence, the following proteins share a genomic window:
- the LOC135279523 gene encoding fatty acyl-CoA hydrolase precursor, medium chain-like has product MTRGCVRLPSASGAPQRWLQVALRVPRSVSRAPCPGCPRRDLCPLPFRIKAERVPGARPGLKMSPASPIASLCAVFCLVAFLVCGAEGQSSAQPEVTIALGRLKGTQTNVKGTDKLVNVFLGIPFAKAPLGSLRFSPPEPPEPWTGVRDATSYPPLCPQDLSLLKTAEKNFKEKHIAFQTSEDCLYLSVYSPAGSSKKDKLPVMVWIHGGNFIFGGAARYDGSALSAYENVVVVLIQYRLGLLGYFNTGDEHARGNWAYLDQVAALRWVQGNIEHFGGDPASVTLFGISAGSCSVFAHVLSPLSKGLFHKAISESGIIIPPSKNLHLSTDLEKIASIFKCETSSSLSLLNCLRKQEAEHIVLNSKEISFLPLVLDGVFLHKPPEEILAGKEFNAVPFMIGVTNHEFGWNIRSTSKMTSLREIGDRKSIASTVEVFLPMIDVPSDFLPMILDEYLGDTEDPAELRDGFLDLLGDMAIVMPAIKALNYHRESGAPTYFFEFQHRASAYWDSKPHYVKADHGDEVGFVFGGPFLAGDIQLRSEVTEEEKNLSRTLMKYWANFARNGNPNGEGLVEWPSYNLNEEYLQINLQQKKDRKLKEKKVEFWKRVILEKTNNKSTQNKKFKLEL; this is encoded by the exons ATGACCAGGGGCTGTGTCAGGCTCCCGTCTGCCTCTGGCGCTCCGCAGCGCTGGCTGCAGGTCGCGCTCCGTGTCCCGCGCTCCGTGTCCCGCGCTCCGTGTCCCGGCTGCCCTCGCCGGGACCTTTGTCCTCTTCCGTTCCGCATAAAAGCGGAGAGAGTCCCCGGAGCCCGACCGGGGCTGAAAATGTCTCCTGCGAGCCCCATCGCGTCGCTTTGCGCCGTGTTTTGTCTGGTGGCGTTCCTCGTGTGCGGGGCAGAAG GACAGAGCAGTGCTCAGCCAGAAGTGACTATTGCACTTGGACGGCTCAAAGGAACACAGACAAATGTGAAGGGGACAGACAAGCTTGtaaatgttttccttggaattcCTTTTGCAAAAGCCCCTCTTGGATCCTTGAGGTTTTCTCCACCTGAACCACCTGAACCCTGGACTGGAGTGAGAGATGCAACCTCTTACCCACCACT CTGTCCTCAAGATTTGTCCCTGTtgaaaacagctgaaaaaaactTTAAAGAAAAGCACATTGCATTCCAAACTTCTGAGGACTGTTTGTATCTCAGTGTTTACAGCCCTGCTGGCTCAAGCAAGAAGGACAAGTTACCT GTAATGGTGTGGATCCATGGAGGCAATTTTATATTTGGTGGTGCTGCTCGGTATGATGGCTCTGCACTGTCAGCCTACGAGAATGTTGTGGTGGTATTAATTCAGTACAGACTGGGACTCCTTGGATACTTCAA CACTGGTGACGAGCACGCCCGTGGGAACTGGGCGTACCTGGACCAAGTCGCTGCCCTTCGGTGGGTGCAAGGAAATATTGAGCACTTTGGTGGAGACCCGGCTTCTGTCACCCTCTTTGGGATATCTGCGGGATCTTGCTCTGTTTTTGCACAT GTATTATCTCCTTTATCTAAGGGTCTCTTTCATAAAGCAATATCAGAGAGTGGAATTATAATTCCCCCCAGTAAAAATTTACATCTTTCCACAGATCTTGAG aaaattgCCAGTATTTTCAAGTGTGAGACAAGCAGCTCCCTCTCTCTGCTGAACTGCTTGAGgaagcaggaagcagagcacaTAGTCCTTAACAGCAAG gaaatCTCATTTCTACCCTTAGTTTTGGATGGAGTGTTTCTTCATAAGCCACCTGAGGAGATATTGGCTGGAAAAGAATTCAATGCAGTCCCGTTCATGATAGGAGTCACCAACCATGAATTTGGCTGGAATATTAGATCG ACATCAAAAATGACAAGTTTGAGGGAAATAGGAGATAGGAAATCAATTGCCTCAACTGTAGAGGTTTTTCTACCAATGATT GATGTACCCTCAGATTTTCTGCCCATGATCTTAGATGAATATCTGGGAGACACAGAGGACCCTGCAGAGCTACGGGATGGATTCCTGGACCTGCTGGGGGACATGGCAATTGTCATGCCAGCCATTAAAGCACTGAATTATCACAGGG AGTCTGGAGCTCCTACCTACTTCTTCGAGTTCCAGCACCGGGCCAGTGCATACTGGGACAGCAAACCCCACTATGTGAAGGCTGACCACGGGGATGAAGTTGGTTTTGTCTTTGGGGGACCATTTCTGGCTGGGGACATCCAGCTCCGCA GTGAAGTTACAGAGGAAGAGAAGAACCTCAGCAGAACTCTAATGAAGTACTGGGCTAACTTTGCTCGAAATGG AAATCCTAATGGAGAGGGTCTGGTTGAATGGCCATCTTACAATCTAAATGAAGAATACTTGCAGATAAATCTACAacaaaagaaagacagaaaattgaaagaaaagaagGTAGAATTCTGGAAAAGAGTGATCCTTGAAAAAACAAATAACAAAAGCACACAAAACAAGAAGTTTAAATTAGAGTTATAG
- the CIAO2B gene encoding cytosolic iron-sulfur assembly component 2B, producing the protein MVGPGPGAAPLENANPLIYRRSGERPVTAREEDDELPDAIDDREIFDLIRSINDPEHPLTLEELNVVEQMRVKVNDAESTVSVEFTPTIPHCSMATLIGLSIKVKLLRSLPERFKLDVHITPGTHASEHAVNKQLADKERVAAALENSHLLEVVNQCLSARS; encoded by the exons aTGGTGGGCCCGGGCCCGGGCGCGGCTCCGCTGGAGAACGCGAACCCGCTCATCTACCGCCGCTCCGGGGAGCGCCCCGTGACCGCCCGCGAGGAGGACGATGAGCTGCCCGACGCCATCGACGACCGGGAGATCTTCG ATCTCATCCGCTCCATCAATGACCCCGAGCACCCGCTCACCCTGGAGGAGCTGAACGTCGTCGAGCAAATGCGAGTGAAA GTGAACGATGCCGAGAGCACGGTGTCGGTGGAGTTCACCCCCACCATCCCGCACTGCAGCATGGCCACCCTCATCGGCCTCTCCATCAAGGTCAAACTGCTCCGCTCTCTGCCCGAGAGGTTCAAG cTGGATGTTCATATAACGCCAGGAACACATGCCTCTGAGCACGCAG TCAACAAACAGCTCGCTGATAAGGAACGTGTGGCAGCTGCTTTGGAAAACTCTCACCTGCTGGAAGTGGTGAATCAGTGTTTGTCTGCTCGGTCGTGA